In Ipomoea triloba cultivar NCNSP0323 chromosome 7, ASM357664v1, a single genomic region encodes these proteins:
- the LOC116025369 gene encoding aluminum-activated malate transporter 2-like yields MEMESQSGEKPAGGVFGRAWRRVKALPEGLFAKVVDIARQTRDVATDDPRRVVHSLKAGLALTLVSLLYYLHPLYHNFGVSTMWAVMTVVVVFEFTVGATLGKGLNRALATLLACALGVGAHYLASTTGKICEPLLLGFFVFVQAVASTFIRFFPAVKARYDYGLLIFILTFCLVSISGFRTHEILELAHKRFSTIAIGASVCVIVSIFVCPVWAGEDLHRLVASNLEILGNFLEGFGAEYFKSSSEEEESSKEAKSSMVSYKSVLNSKTTEEALANFARWEPGHGRFKFRHPWKQYLKVGTLTRQCACRVEALNGYLNSKIQGPGEMRRIMKGTCTKMSMESGKALQELASSVRNMNNPSSAKKHMANSKTAAKNLKLLLSSSFWEDVDLLQVIPVAAVASILTEIVVCVENIAESVSELAAAAQFKDNAESAPAHFKDNAESPPESSSSASGSDHVVIAVGEMAAPAAEGNQSRCL; encoded by the exons ATGGAAATGGAGTCTCAAAGCGGCGAGAAACCGGCCGGCGGCGTCTTTGGCCGTGCATGGCGGCGGGTTAAGGCCTTGCCGGAGGGTTTGTTTGCCAAGGTGGTTGATATTGCTAGGCAAACGAGGGATGTTGCGACAGATGATCCTAGGAGAGTTGTGCACTCCTTAAAAGCTGGTCTTGCACTCACTTTGGTCTCCTTGTTGTATTACCTTCACCCACTTTACCATAACTTTGGTGTTTCCACAATGTGGGCTGTCATGACCGTCGTCGTTGTCTTCGAATTTACTGTTG GTGCAACACTTGGAAAGGGTTTGAATAGGGCACTTGCAACATTGCTAGCTTGTGCTCTAGGGGTTGGAGCACACTATTTGGCTAGTACAACTGGGAAAATCTGTGAACCACTTTTGCTTGGGTTCTTTGTATTTGTCCAAG CTGTGGCATCAACCTTCATAAGATTTTTCCCAGCAGTGAAGGCCAGATATGACTATGGATTGCTCATCTTCATCCTCACATTCTGCCTGGTTTCCATTTCCGGTTTCCGAACTCATGAAATCTTGGAACTGGCTCACAAGAGGTTTTCCACCATAGCCATTGGAGCTTCTGTTTGTGTCATTGTCTCCATTTTTGTTTGCCCTGTCTGGGCTGGGGAAGATCTTCACCGTCTAGTAGCTTCAAACTTGGAGATTCTTGGCAATTTCTTGGAag GATTTGGAGCTGAGTATTTTAAATCATCATCAGAAGAGGAAGAGTCGTCCAAGGAGGCTAAATCTTCCATGGTTAGCTATAAAAGTGTTCTCAACTCTAAAACCACTGAAGAAGCTCTG GCGAATTTTGCAAGATGGGAACCTGGGCATGGGCGGTTCAAGTTCAGGCATCCATGGAAACAATACTTGAAAGTGGGAACACTTACTAGGCAGTGTGCCTGCAGGGTTGAAGCCCTCAATGGCTATCTCAACTCCAAAATTCAA GGTCCGGGGGAGATGAGGAGAATAATGAAGGGAACATGCACGAAGATGAGCATGGAATCCGGCAAGGCCCTGCAAGAGCTAGCATCGTCGGTGAGAAACATGAACAATCCTTCCTCGGCCAAGAAACACATGGCGAACTCGAAAACCGCCGCCAAGAACCTTAAACTGCTCCTCAGCTCCAGCTTCTGGGAAGACGTGGACCTGCTGCAGGTCATTCCCGTGGCGGCGGTCGCCTCAATCCTCACGGAGATTGTCGTCTGCGTCGAGAACATAGCGGAGAGTGTGAGCGAgctggcggcggcggcgcagTTTAAGGATAATGCCGAGTCGGCGCCGGCGCACTTTAAGGATAATGCCGAGTCGCCGCCGGAGAGTAGTAGTAGTGCTTCCGGTTCCGACCATGTTGTTATTGCGGTCGGGGAGATGGCGGCTCCGGCAGCTGAGGGTAACCAAAGCAGGTGTTTGTAA
- the LOC116025677 gene encoding 18S rRNA (guanine-N(7))-methyltransferase RID2 codes for MASSRPELQAPPEIHYNNEEARKYTSSSRIVEIQAKLSERALELLALPDDGVPRLLLDIGCGSGLSGETITEAGHQWIGWDISESMLDVAVEREVEGDLILGDMGQGLGLRPGVVDGAIGISSVQWLCNADKSSHEPRIRLKAFFGTLYRCLARGARAVFQVYPENLAQRELILGFAMRAGFAGGIVIDYPHSTKKKKEYLVLTCGPPSLSSATPKAKGEDGECYSSDDDCSEDEENQTVCVSDRHRPRKKQKVNKKGKGREWVVKKKDQMRKKGKEVPRDTKYTARKRKDRF; via the exons ATGGCATCTTCTAGACCGGAGCTGCAAGCGCCGCCGGAGATACACTACAACAACGAGGAAGCTCGCAAGTACACTTCCTCTTCGCGTATCGTCGAAATTCAG GCGAAACTTTCTGAGAGAGCATTGGAGCTTCTTGCTCTGCCGGACGACGGAGTCCCCAGACTGCTTCTCGATATAG GCTGTGGGTCAGGTCTAAGTGGGGAGACTATAACTGAGGCTGGACACCAGTGGATTGGTTGGGATATATCTGAATCAATGCTTG ATGTTGCAGTGGAGCGTGAAGTCGAGGGTGATTTAATACTTGGTGACATGGGTCAG GGTTTAGGACTTCGACCTGGAGTTGTTGATGGGGCAATTGGCATTTCATCTGTACAG TGGTTGTGCAACGCTGACAAATCATCTCATGAACCCCGGATAAGATTGAA GGCTTTCTTTGGGACATTGTATAGATGTTTGGCGAGGGGAGCAAGAGCAGTATTTCAAGTGTATCCTGAAAATCTTGCTCAACGAGAGTTGATTCTGGGTTTTGCTATGCGGGCTGGATTTGCAGGCGGTATAGTTATCGACTACCCACACAG tacgaaaaagaagaaagagtacTTGGTGCTCACTTGTGGTCCACCGTCTCTCAGCAGTGCCACTCCCAAAGCAAAGGGCGAGGACGGGGAGTGTTATTCTAGTGATGATGATTGTAGCGAAGATGAAGAAAACCAAACT GTTTGTGTGTCAGACCGGCATAGACCGAGGAAAAAGCAGAAGGTAAACAAGAAAGGCAAAGGAAGAGAGTGGGTTGTGAAGAAGAAGGACCAGATGAGGAAGAAAGGGAAAGAAGTTCCCCGCGACACCAAGTACACAGCACGAAAACGAAAGGATCGGTTTTGA
- the LOC116024876 gene encoding protein Mpv17-like — MAANAAILTRKSLLGFRFPGLLSRNPPAATFTAQLTRIPVNHLHTPLFTARSSYYPAFLASTSYRGLKRLELFESGPNLFRASAVSDGSSNSGGGYGGSGDGNSGGGGGGDGGSGGEGGGKWSLLTWYLSLLEKYPVWTKAITSAILTCVGDLICQLWIDAAPSLDGKRTFLFTFLGLVLVGPTLHFWYLYLSRLVTTPGASGAFFRLLLDQFIFAPIFIGVFLSTLVTLEGRASQVIPKLQQEWVSSVLANWQLWIPFQFLNFRFVPQQFQVLAANLVSLVWNVILSYKAHKEIVVK, encoded by the exons ATGGCTGCAAATGCCGCGATTCTAACCCGCAAATCCCTGCTGGGTTTTCGCTTCCCGGGTTTATTGTCTCGCAACCCTCCCGCCGCTACTTTCACTGCTCAGCTCACTCGAATTCCGGTCAACCACCTCCACACGCCGCTCTTCACGGCCCGCTCCTCTTACTATCCGGCTTTTCTTGCTTCTACTTCATATCGCGGGCTGAAAAGACTGGAACTTTTCGAGTCCGGGCCGAATCTTTTCCGGGCGTCTGCGGTTTCTGACGGCAGTTCAAACAGTGGCGGAGGGTATGGTGGCTCCGGTGACGGCAAttccggcggcggcggaggcggcgATGGCGGCAGTGGTGGTGAGGGTGGGGGAAAGTGGTCGTTGCTCACATG GTACTTATCTCTTCTTGAGAAGTATCCTGTGTGGACAAAGGCTATCACATCTGCAATTTTGACTTGCGTTGGAGATTTGATCTGCCAG CTTTGGATCGATGCAGCCCCATCTTTAGACGGAAAGAGGACATTCCTCTTCACATTTTTGGGTCTGGTCTTGGTGGGTCCGACATTGCACTTTTGGTACTTGTACTTAAGTAGATTGGTTACAACGCCTGGAGCATCGGGGGCTTTCTTTCGCCTTTTACTTGATCAG TTCATTTTTGCTCCAATTTTCATCGGAGTATTCTTATCTACACTCGTGACACTTGAGGGGCGGGCATCACAAGTGATTCCAAAGCTCCAACAG GAGTGGGTCTCTTCTGTTCTCGCGAATTGGCAACTATGGATACCCTTTCAATTCCTCAACTTCCGCTTCGTCCCACAGCAATTTCAG GTTCTTGCTGCCAACTTAGTTTCTTTAGTATGGAACGTGATTCTCTCGTATAAAGCTCACAAAGAAATCGTTGTCAAATAA